A window of the Lactobacillus amylovorus DSM 20531 genome harbors these coding sequences:
- a CDS encoding IS110 family transposase — MMNQNIIFGIDVSSRSSTVCVVIDCIKQGNTFTITNDSFGYQDLLDHLNQYLITPLVVFEATGVYSLSLQAFLEDYHIKYLKLNPLKAKKLMDNNLRHNKTDKLDAYHLALIQFSSPQKLQAPQSREYHELQAASRYYEELTRALIVNKNQLHRNLQSTFPQIEHILSNPSGKIYWTIVSLFPHAQYVLDMNEDQVKQRLLSISGIGRQRAQYLTARLYAFARQAYPYDRKNGITVRAIQRTISNLLSLSNERDQVINYMEKLTKVVNARALTIYLSIPGIARTTALRLIAELGDLRRFNTSAQIDAFVGIDPGRSQSGDKDSRLGITKHGNHIARKILYRVITQMETVKTTCPCHITDYYDKKKQSSHSRGYKKIAIASVHKLIRTLFALIKHNQLYDYNIATQNQKL, encoded by the coding sequence ATTATGAATCAAAATATTATCTTTGGTATTGATGTTAGCAGTAGATCGTCTACTGTCTGTGTAGTCATTGATTGTATTAAGCAAGGCAATACTTTTACTATCACTAATGATTCATTTGGCTATCAAGATTTACTAGATCATTTGAATCAATACTTAATAACTCCTTTAGTGGTTTTTGAAGCTACCGGTGTATATTCACTGAGCTTACAGGCATTTTTAGAAGATTACCACATAAAATATTTAAAACTTAATCCTCTGAAGGCTAAGAAGCTAATGGATAACAATCTAAGACATAATAAAACTGACAAGCTTGATGCTTATCATTTAGCCTTGATTCAATTTAGCTCACCACAAAAACTTCAAGCTCCTCAATCTAGAGAATATCACGAACTTCAAGCAGCTAGTCGTTATTATGAAGAGCTTACCAGAGCTTTGATCGTTAATAAGAATCAACTTCACCGCAACTTGCAATCAACTTTTCCTCAAATAGAGCACATACTGTCCAACCCTTCTGGAAAAATTTACTGGACCATTGTTAGCTTGTTTCCGCATGCTCAATATGTCCTGGATATGAATGAAGATCAAGTCAAGCAAAGATTATTGTCTATATCAGGTATTGGTCGTCAAAGAGCACAGTATCTTACTGCTAGACTATATGCTTTCGCTAGACAAGCTTATCCTTACGATAGAAAAAATGGCATTACAGTGAGAGCTATTCAACGCACTATCTCTAATCTGTTGTCTTTAAGCAATGAAAGAGATCAGGTTATTAATTATATGGAAAAGCTGACTAAGGTTGTTAATGCACGTGCGTTAACGATTTATTTAAGTATCCCTGGAATTGCTAGAACTACTGCCTTAAGATTAATCGCAGAACTTGGGGACTTAAGACGTTTCAATACTTCAGCTCAAATTGATGCCTTTGTTGGTATTGATCCAGGCCGTTCTCAATCTGGTGACAAAGACAGTCGTCTGGGTATTACCAAACATGGTAATCACATAGCCAGAAAGATACTGTATCGCGTTATTACTCAAATGGAGACAGTAAAAACCACTTGTCCTTGTCATATTACTGATTATTACGATAAGAAAAAGCAATCTTCTCATAGCCGAGGCTACAAAAAGATTGCCATTGCATCCGTGCATAAACTAATACGCACGCTATTTGCTTTAATAAAACATAATCAATTATATGACTACAACATAGCCACTCAAAACCAAAAACTTTAG
- a CDS encoding IS1182 family transposase — MYQNYITGQTTLSLNLDFSIPANHIASVISEFVDSIPNEVILETTSNTGRPAYHPAMMLKILLFAYSRRVFSGRKIERMLEENLPMMILADNRKISYHTINNFRSSDHANKVIKQCFVYFTSLLEDEGLIRENAVFIDGTKIEADANRYTFVWRKAIEKYHAKLKEDVSALYEELINKEVVKAMAEEEAQTSQGLEILAQETEKEVEKLTEKIDREPKAIPGGSKNKAKRRELKKIAHKLRKDFIPRAKKYEEAEEIFAGRNSYSKTDHDATFMHMKEDHMKNGQLKPGYNIQAATTNQYIVDFALFPNPTDFRTFEPFLDQMKSRGILDKFQNIVADAGYGSEYNYSILEENYSDKNYQIPYTQYEKEQTRKYKKDPSKVDNWYYNEEEDYYVDKSGVRFNFKYYSQRKDRSTGMVRNFKIYEADEFQLTEELTQLAKTKTGRQRQIHYNPNWQYLKEKAKETLQSKEGKRIYGCRKSDVEPIFGHMKSVFGMRRTHLRGKKKVETDVGIMFMTMNLKKYGAKKKVKPSNFHFKNKKHRNSLKIMNFCVFISGLKIKFLPRHFALSIISFHHPKFCCASWQRRPEARH, encoded by the coding sequence ATGTATCAAAATTATATCACAGGACAAACTACTTTATCATTAAATTTAGATTTTTCTATCCCTGCAAATCACATTGCCAGTGTTATCAGTGAATTCGTTGATTCTATTCCTAACGAAGTTATCTTAGAAACCACTTCTAATACAGGCAGACCTGCATATCACCCGGCAATGATGCTTAAGATTTTACTCTTTGCTTATTCTAGAAGAGTTTTTTCAGGCAGAAAAATTGAAAGAATGCTAGAAGAGAATCTGCCCATGATGATTTTGGCTGACAATAGAAAGATTTCTTATCACACGATCAATAATTTCAGATCAAGCGACCATGCCAATAAGGTAATTAAGCAGTGCTTTGTCTACTTTACTTCATTATTAGAAGATGAGGGATTAATCCGTGAAAATGCAGTTTTTATCGATGGTACTAAGATTGAAGCGGACGCCAACAGGTACACTTTTGTCTGGCGAAAAGCTATTGAGAAGTATCATGCCAAGTTAAAGGAAGACGTGTCTGCTTTATATGAAGAACTGATCAATAAAGAAGTAGTCAAAGCCATGGCCGAAGAAGAAGCCCAAACTAGTCAAGGCTTAGAGATTCTGGCTCAAGAAACGGAAAAAGAAGTTGAGAAGCTGACCGAGAAAATTGATCGAGAACCTAAAGCCATTCCAGGCGGATCAAAAAATAAGGCCAAGCGCCGTGAATTAAAGAAGATCGCACATAAACTCAGAAAAGATTTTATTCCGCGTGCTAAAAAGTACGAAGAAGCTGAAGAGATCTTTGCTGGCCGTAACAGCTACTCTAAAACAGATCATGATGCCACCTTCATGCATATGAAAGAAGATCATATGAAAAACGGGCAGCTAAAGCCAGGCTACAATATTCAGGCAGCGACTACTAATCAATATATAGTTGATTTTGCCCTGTTTCCTAATCCGACTGACTTTAGAACATTCGAACCATTTCTAGACCAAATGAAGTCCAGAGGAATTCTCGATAAGTTTCAAAATATTGTGGCCGATGCGGGCTATGGCAGTGAATACAATTACTCGATTCTGGAAGAGAATTATTCAGATAAGAACTATCAGATTCCGTATACCCAATACGAAAAAGAACAAACGCGAAAATATAAGAAAGATCCATCAAAGGTCGACAACTGGTACTATAACGAAGAAGAAGACTATTACGTAGATAAATCAGGCGTCCGCTTCAACTTCAAATATTATAGTCAAAGAAAAGATCGATCTACTGGCATGGTCAGAAACTTTAAGATCTATGAAGCCGACGAGTTCCAGCTAACTGAAGAACTGACCCAATTGGCTAAAACCAAAACAGGTCGACAAAGACAGATTCACTACAATCCTAACTGGCAGTATTTAAAAGAAAAAGCAAAAGAGACTCTTCAAAGCAAAGAAGGCAAACGCATCTATGGCTGTCGCAAGTCAGATGTGGAGCCAATTTTTGGGCACATGAAGAGTGTATTTGGTATGCGCAGAACGCATTTAAGAGGCAAAAAGAAAGTCGAAACGGATGTCGGTATCATGTTCATGACGATGAATTTGAAAAAATATGGAGCCAAGAAGAAGGTAAAGCCTTCGAATTTTCATTTCAAAAACAAAAAACACAGGAATTCACTAAAAATAATGAATTTCTGTGTTTTTATATCCGGGCTAAAAATCAAATTTCTTCCCAGACACTTTGCACTTTCAATTATTTCTTTTCATCATCCAAAATTCTGTTGTGCTTCTTGGCAAAGAAGACCAGAAGCAAGACACTAG
- the udk gene encoding uridine kinase, which yields MYRKIKEFVMGKLEKPVIIGIAGGSGSGKTTIAHEIADNINDTDHDRIMIMTQDSYYKDNTGVSMEERMKINYDHPDAFDMPLLEAQLSQLMHRKPIEMPTYDFTAHTRSDETIHVEPADIIILEGILVLFNEDIRNLMDIKVYVDTDDDIRFIRRLERDMKERGRSLDSVINQYLGTVKPMYNQFIEPTKRYADIIVPEGGENDVAIDMLTTKIQSVLNQ from the coding sequence ATGTATAGAAAAATAAAGGAGTTTGTCATGGGAAAACTTGAAAAACCCGTTATTATCGGAATTGCTGGTGGTTCAGGAAGTGGCAAAACTACCATTGCCCACGAGATTGCAGACAACATTAATGATACCGACCATGACCGTATCATGATCATGACGCAGGATTCATACTACAAGGACAACACCGGCGTATCAATGGAAGAAAGAATGAAGATCAACTACGATCACCCTGACGCTTTTGATATGCCATTACTTGAGGCACAACTTAGTCAATTGATGCACAGAAAGCCAATTGAAATGCCAACTTATGATTTCACTGCTCACACAAGAAGCGATGAAACCATTCACGTTGAACCTGCCGACATTATTATTCTAGAAGGTATCTTGGTTTTATTTAACGAAGACATCCGTAACTTAATGGATATCAAGGTTTACGTTGATACTGATGACGACATTCGTTTTATCCGTCGTCTTGAACGTGACATGAAGGAACGTGGTCGTTCACTTGATTCAGTTATCAACCAATACTTGGGCACAGTTAAGCCGATGTACAACCAATTTATCGAACCAACTAAGCGTTACGCCGACATCATTGTTCCTGAAGGTGGAGAAAACGACGTAGCAATCGATATGTTAACTACAAAGATTCAATCAGTTTTGAACCAATAG
- a CDS encoding IS982 family transposase, whose protein sequence is MNCLKLKRFSHHLQVSFKDLVIICRHWYRLYAPAEFTHRRNIDQIKTTDSLILALLIWQAKTGIESQRRFCECFNCLSHSRFNRRSRQLLQLIYQIRQEMNKKVDLNGQFLIIDSFPVPVCQPIRNYRAKIFRGYANIGYKDTKKIYFYGFKVHAIVSDDGYILDYVVTKASVHDARETVELMGNTHPSNYYLLGDEGYLGKELHQQLKQMGYELWTPYRKNMTGAKKHNDHQLMAIRRTIESDFSLLTYYNAENNRARSLIGFQSRLEIAILAYNLAYCLERFN, encoded by the coding sequence TTGAACTGCCTTAAGCTTAAGCGTTTTAGCCACCATTTACAAGTTAGTTTTAAAGATTTAGTGATAATTTGTCGGCACTGGTATCGTTTGTATGCACCGGCTGAGTTTACTCATCGGCGAAATATTGATCAAATTAAAACTACGGACAGTCTGATTTTGGCTTTACTTATCTGGCAAGCTAAGACAGGAATTGAATCACAAAGAAGATTCTGTGAATGTTTCAATTGTTTATCACACTCACGTTTTAATCGGCGTTCACGTCAGCTATTGCAATTGATTTATCAGATACGGCAAGAAATGAATAAAAAGGTTGACCTGAATGGACAGTTCTTGATCATTGACAGCTTTCCGGTACCTGTTTGCCAACCAATTCGCAACTATCGTGCTAAAATTTTTCGCGGTTATGCCAACATTGGTTATAAGGACACCAAGAAAATTTACTTCTATGGTTTCAAAGTTCATGCCATTGTTAGCGATGACGGTTACATTCTTGATTATGTCGTAACAAAGGCATCAGTTCATGATGCCAGGGAGACAGTTGAACTGATGGGAAATACCCATCCATCTAATTACTATCTTCTTGGCGACGAAGGCTATTTAGGCAAAGAACTGCATCAACAGCTAAAACAAATGGGTTACGAACTTTGGACACCATATCGTAAAAATATGACAGGAGCTAAAAAGCACAATGATCATCAATTGATGGCTATTCGCAGAACAATTGAAAGCGACTTTTCGCTTCTGACCTATTACAATGCCGAGAACAATCGAGCACGTAGTCTGATAGGCTTTCAAAGCCGGTTGGAAATTGCAATTTTAGCTTATAATTTGGCTTATTGTCTAGAACGATTTAACTAG